In Chloroflexota bacterium, a single genomic region encodes these proteins:
- the clpB gene encoding ATP-dependent chaperone ClpB: MAFNAKKLTEKAQEAIVSAQRLAEDRQHTLLEPEHLLSALISQDGGVVPAVLEKMAVQPRALLQQVDTAIGAMPRVTSPTQVHVSQAFLALLEAAQAESEALKDEFTSTEHFLLALADDRSKGKAGQLLRAAGVTRDRVFQALQQVRGGQRVTSQNPESTYQSLERYGRDLTEAARIGKLDPVIGRDEEVRRVIQVLSRRTKNNPVLIGEPGVGKTAIVEGLAQRIARGDVPEGLKEKRVVSLDLGSMVAGAKYRGEFEERLKAVLKEVTDAAGQIILFIDELHTVVGAGAGEGAMDASNMLKPMLARGELHCIGATTLDEYRKHIEKDPALERRFQPVLVGEPTVEDTISILRGLRERYEQHHKVRIKDSSLVAAAVLSNRYIGDRFLPDKAIDLVDEAASKLRMEATSMPAELDEVRRRVMQLEIEREGLRKEQDTASRERLARLDQELADLKEQATELEARWQKELDELNAVGQIQEKLEAARNRMEQATLRAEWETAARLKYETTQLEQDLVRATETLKSRSQDGRALVKEEVDEQDIADVVSRWTGIPVSKLLQGEVEKLIQMEARLQERVVGQDEAVEAVANAVRAARAGLQDPNRPLGSFLFLGPTGVGKTETARTLAEFLFDDEGALVRIDMSEYQEKHTVSRLIGAPPGYIGYDEAGQLTEAVRRKPFSVVLFDEVEKAHPEVLNVLLQLLDDGRLTDSQGRVVDFRNTIVIMTSNLGSDAYQLGQRFRSEGGVPVLQAPPSDEQIRERVMEAVREHFRPELLNRIDEVVIFRSLGIEQIGQIVAIQLGSLRKRLAERKMGLELTPAANELLAREGYDPVYGARPLKRTIQKLIVQPLAMSLLRGDFRDGDTILADAEGGKLAFRRAEVASQSL; the protein is encoded by the coding sequence GTGGCATTCAACGCGAAAAAGCTCACGGAGAAGGCCCAGGAAGCAATCGTTTCCGCGCAGCGCCTGGCCGAGGATCGCCAGCACACCCTGCTGGAGCCGGAGCATCTGCTGTCCGCGCTGATCTCGCAGGATGGCGGCGTCGTCCCCGCCGTCCTGGAGAAGATGGCCGTCCAGCCGAGGGCGCTGCTCCAGCAGGTGGACACGGCCATCGGCGCGATGCCGCGCGTCACCTCGCCGACGCAGGTACACGTCTCACAGGCGTTCCTGGCCCTGCTTGAGGCCGCACAGGCCGAGTCCGAGGCGCTCAAGGACGAGTTCACCAGCACCGAGCATTTCCTGCTGGCCCTTGCCGACGATAGGTCAAAGGGCAAGGCCGGGCAACTGCTGCGCGCCGCTGGCGTCACCCGCGACCGCGTCTTTCAGGCGTTGCAGCAGGTGCGCGGCGGCCAGCGCGTCACCTCCCAGAACCCGGAGTCCACGTACCAATCGCTGGAGCGCTACGGGCGTGACCTGACCGAGGCGGCCCGCATCGGCAAACTCGATCCGGTCATCGGCCGGGACGAGGAGGTGCGCCGCGTCATCCAGGTGCTCTCGCGCAGGACCAAGAACAACCCGGTCCTGATCGGTGAGCCGGGCGTCGGCAAGACGGCCATCGTCGAGGGGCTGGCGCAGCGCATCGCGCGGGGCGACGTTCCCGAGGGCCTGAAGGAGAAGCGCGTCGTCTCGCTCGACCTGGGCAGCATGGTGGCCGGCGCGAAGTACCGTGGCGAGTTCGAGGAGCGGCTGAAGGCGGTCCTCAAGGAGGTCACCGACGCGGCCGGCCAGATCATCCTGTTCATCGACGAGCTGCACACAGTCGTCGGGGCGGGGGCTGGCGAGGGTGCGATGGACGCCTCGAACATGCTCAAGCCGATGCTCGCGCGCGGCGAATTGCACTGCATCGGCGCGACGACCCTGGACGAGTACCGCAAGCACATCGAGAAGGATCCGGCTCTGGAGCGGCGCTTCCAGCCGGTCCTGGTGGGTGAGCCGACCGTTGAGGACACCATCAGCATTCTGCGCGGCCTCCGCGAGCGCTACGAGCAGCATCACAAGGTCCGCATCAAGGACTCATCGCTGGTGGCGGCGGCGGTGCTCTCCAATCGGTACATCGGCGACCGCTTCCTGCCCGACAAGGCAATTGACCTGGTGGACGAGGCGGCCTCGAAGCTCCGTATGGAGGCCACCAGCATGCCGGCCGAGCTGGACGAGGTCCGCCGACGGGTGATGCAGCTGGAGATCGAGCGGGAAGGGCTTCGCAAGGAGCAGGATACGGCCTCGCGCGAGCGGCTGGCGCGGCTCGATCAGGAGCTTGCCGACCTTAAGGAGCAGGCGACCGAGCTGGAGGCGCGCTGGCAGAAGGAGCTGGACGAGCTGAACGCCGTCGGCCAGATCCAGGAGAAGCTGGAGGCCGCGCGCAATCGGATGGAGCAGGCGACGCTCCGTGCCGAGTGGGAGACGGCCGCCCGCCTCAAATACGAGACGACTCAGCTCGAGCAGGATCTGGTCAGGGCGACGGAGACGCTCAAGTCTCGGAGCCAGGACGGCCGGGCGCTGGTCAAGGAGGAGGTTGACGAGCAGGACATCGCCGATGTGGTCAGCCGCTGGACGGGCATCCCGGTCAGCAAGCTGCTGCAGGGCGAGGTCGAGAAGCTGATCCAGATGGAGGCTCGCCTGCAAGAGCGGGTGGTCGGGCAGGATGAGGCGGTCGAAGCCGTCGCGAACGCCGTGCGGGCGGCGCGGGCCGGCCTGCAGGATCCGAATCGGCCGCTCGGGAGCTTCCTGTTCCTCGGCCCGACGGGCGTCGGGAAGACCGAGACGGCCCGCACGCTGGCGGAGTTCCTGTTCGACGACGAGGGCGCGCTGGTCCGCATCGACATGTCGGAGTACCAGGAGAAGCACACCGTCTCACGGTTGATCGGTGCGCCTCCGGGCTACATCGGCTACGACGAGGCCGGGCAGCTGACGGAGGCGGTGCGGCGCAAGCCGTTCTCGGTGGTCCTCTTCGACGAGGTCGAGAAGGCCCATCCCGAGGTGCTGAACGTCCTCTTGCAGCTATTGGACGATGGCCGCTTGACGGACTCGCAGGGACGGGTGGTGGACTTCCGCAACACCATCGTCATCATGACCTCGAACCTGGGCAGCGATGCGTATCAGCTCGGGCAGCGGTTCCGCTCGGAGGGCGGGGTGCCGGTGCTGCAGGCGCCGCCCTCAGACGAGCAGATCCGCGAGCGGGTGATGGAGGCGGTTCGCGAGCACTTCCGGCCTGAGCTGCTGAACCGTATCGACGAAGTGGTGATCTTCCGGTCGCTCGGCATCGAGCAGATCGGGCAGATCGTGGCGATCCAGCTTGGCAGCCTGCGGAAGCGGCTGGCCGAGCGGAAGATGGGGTTGGAGCTGACGCCGGCCGCCAACGAGCTGCTGGCCCGCGAGGGGTACGACCCGGTCTACGGGGCGCGCCCGCTGAAGCGGACGATTCAGAAGCTGATCGTGCAGCCGCTGGCGATGAGCCTGCTGCGCGGCGACTTCCGTGACGGCGACACGATCCTGGCGGACGCGGAGGGCGGCAAGCTGGCGTTCCGCCGCGCCGAGGTGGCCTCGCAGTCGCTGTAA
- a CDS encoding DUF4276 family protein: MSSLRFTLLGEGPTDDALLPIIMWVLQRPSLGLLPDVDVVGQFVSSTAFRFAAGLTERVVTIANQYPTDLLVVHRDADSPSARLSRQDVMSSIEAAQEQLANLPPVIPVVPIREMEAWLLTDEAAIRSAARNPRGRVRLNLPRESAIEACPDPKAALREALRLASNLPRRRWSEIDRIRPRNVADLSETFEPLRQLPAFRSFEADVQRVIQEQGWPERLPA, encoded by the coding sequence ATGTCAAGTCTGCGGTTCACGCTGCTCGGTGAGGGGCCAACCGACGACGCACTTCTTCCGATCATCATGTGGGTACTTCAGCGTCCATCGTTAGGCTTGCTCCCCGATGTCGATGTCGTCGGTCAGTTCGTCAGTTCAACGGCGTTCCGTTTTGCAGCCGGCCTCACAGAACGCGTTGTCACGATAGCTAACCAGTATCCGACCGACCTCCTGGTCGTGCATCGTGATGCAGACTCTCCAAGCGCTCGGTTGTCCAGGCAGGATGTAATGAGCAGCATCGAGGCTGCACAGGAACAATTGGCGAACCTCCCGCCTGTTATTCCGGTCGTCCCCATTCGCGAGATGGAAGCCTGGCTTCTCACCGATGAGGCGGCGATCCGGTCCGCAGCGCGGAACCCTCGCGGTAGAGTCCGATTGAATCTCCCACGTGAAAGCGCTATCGAGGCATGCCCAGATCCAAAGGCTGCCTTGAGGGAGGCACTACGTCTCGCGAGTAACTTGCCACGACGACGGTGGAGCGAGATCGATCGCATACGACCACGAAACGTGGCGGACCTTTCCGAGACGTTCGAGCCATTGCGGCAGCTACCGGCGTTTCGGTCCTTCGAGGCGGACGTGCAGCGCGTCATCCAGGAGCAGGGCTGGCCTGAGCGGCTCCCAGCGTGA